A part of Pectobacterium cacticida genomic DNA contains:
- the apaH gene encoding bis(5'-nucleosyl)-tetraphosphatase (symmetrical) ApaH → MSTYLIGDVHGCFAELNALLAQVSFNPEHDTLWLTGDLVARGPDSLQVLRFVRSLGSSVRIVLGNHDLHLLAVYAGISRSKPKDRIGDLLSAPDADELINWLRRQPLLQVDENLKLVMAHAGITPQWDLPTAMMCAREVESILSSDSYPLFLDAMYGDMPNHWSPELSGLARLRFSTNVFTRMRYCFSGGQLDMLCKAPPSHAPSLLKPWFDLPSKIAGEYAIVFGHWASLEGKGTPENIYALDTGCCWGGALTMLRWDDKRYFTQPSLSLGTECAGENLS, encoded by the coding sequence ATGTCTACTTATTTAATTGGCGATGTTCACGGCTGTTTCGCCGAACTCAACGCGCTGTTAGCGCAAGTTTCCTTTAATCCTGAGCACGACACGCTGTGGTTAACCGGCGATCTCGTTGCGCGCGGGCCAGATTCACTCCAGGTACTACGCTTCGTCCGCTCCCTGGGTTCCTCTGTCCGTATAGTGTTGGGTAATCACGATCTTCATCTGTTAGCCGTCTATGCTGGCATCAGCCGCAGCAAACCCAAAGATCGCATTGGCGATCTCCTTTCTGCACCAGATGCGGATGAGCTCATCAATTGGCTACGTCGTCAGCCGCTCCTACAAGTCGATGAGAATCTAAAACTGGTTATGGCGCACGCGGGGATTACGCCACAGTGGGATCTGCCGACGGCAATGATGTGCGCCCGTGAAGTTGAGTCTATCCTGAGCAGCGATAGCTATCCGTTGTTCCTTGATGCCATGTATGGCGATATGCCAAACCACTGGAGCCCGGAACTGAGCGGGCTGGCACGTTTACGTTTTAGTACCAACGTTTTTACCCGTATGCGCTACTGCTTCTCCGGCGGGCAATTGGATATGCTGTGTAAAGCACCACCAAGTCATGCTCCCTCACTGCTAAAACCGTGGTTTGATTTACCCAGCAAGATAGCCGGAGAATATGCGATTGTGTTTGGACATTGGGCATCATTAGAAGGAAAAGGCACACCGGAAAACATCTATGCGCTAGACACCGGATGCTGCTGGGGAGGAGCGCTGACGATGCTGCGATGGGATGATAAGCGCTATTTCACCCAACCATCGCTCTCATTGGGAACCGAATGCGCTGGCGAGAACCTATCCTAA
- the folA gene encoding type 3 dihydrofolate reductase, with amino-acid sequence MVISLIAALAVDRVIGRENSMPWHLPADLAWFKRHTLNKPIIMGRNTFRSIGQPLPGRLNIVVSSRPGDDDRVTWVSTLEAALAAARDAEEVMVIGGGNVYRQMLAQANRLYLTHIDAEVEGDTHFPDYAPDEWQSVFSEFHDADERNSHAYCFEILERR; translated from the coding sequence ATGGTGATTAGTTTGATTGCGGCGCTGGCAGTAGATCGTGTGATTGGCAGAGAAAATTCAATGCCGTGGCATTTGCCGGCCGATCTGGCATGGTTTAAGCGTCATACGCTTAACAAGCCGATTATTATGGGGCGCAATACTTTTCGTTCTATTGGCCAGCCGCTGCCGGGACGTTTGAACATTGTCGTTAGCAGCCGTCCCGGTGATGACGACCGCGTCACCTGGGTATCCACGCTGGAAGCGGCGCTCGCGGCGGCGAGAGACGCAGAAGAAGTCATGGTGATTGGTGGTGGCAACGTGTATCGACAAATGTTGGCGCAGGCCAATCGCCTCTACCTGACGCATATCGATGCTGAGGTAGAAGGTGATACACATTTCCCTGACTATGCGCCGGATGAGTGGCAGTCTGTTTTCAGCGAATTTCATGATGCCGACGAGCGCAACTCACATGCTTACTGCTTTGAAATTCTGGAACGCCGCTAA
- a CDS encoding threonine/serine exporter — protein sequence MGVSLLWALVQDMVLAAIPALGFAMVFNVPRKALPYCALLGGVGHGARFLAMHFGMNIEWASFLTAILIGTIGIRWSRWLLAHPKVFTVAAVIPMFPGIPAYTAMISVVEISHLGYSEALMKIMMTQFLKASFIVGALSIGLSLPGIWLYRKRPGV from the coding sequence ATGGGCGTAAGTTTATTATGGGCGCTTGTGCAGGACATGGTGTTGGCGGCGATTCCTGCGTTGGGGTTTGCGATGGTCTTCAACGTGCCGCGGAAAGCGCTGCCTTATTGTGCGCTGCTAGGAGGGGTTGGGCACGGCGCCAGATTTCTGGCGATGCATTTTGGTATGAACATCGAATGGGCCTCGTTTCTGACGGCAATCCTCATTGGTACTATCGGTATACGCTGGTCGCGTTGGCTATTGGCGCATCCCAAAGTCTTCACCGTCGCGGCGGTCATCCCAATGTTTCCGGGTATTCCCGCCTATACCGCGATGATTTCAGTCGTGGAAATTTCGCACCTTGGCTACAGTGAAGCGCTGATGAAGATCATGATGACGCAGTTTCTGAAGGCAAGCTTTATCGTCGGTGCACTCTCTATCGGGTTATCTCTGCCGGGGATCTGGCTCTACCGTAAACGCCCCGGGGTCTAA
- a CDS encoding threonine/serine exporter family protein yields the protein MGEAPQQREITRLCIQCALLLLQHGAESAVVEQLSSRLGMALGADSVESSISANAIVLTTIMQGHCLTSTRKNVDRGINMHVVIEVQHAVIMAEHKLLDVAGVEKRLGNIKPLRYPRWLMVSVVALSCGCFSRLNGGGWDAFIVTLIASGFAMYVRQILTARQLNPLINFCMTAFVATSVSGLLMRLPAFSQTSTVAMAASVLLLVPGFPLINAVADMFKGHVNTGMARWTVASLLTLATCIGVVMAMSLWGLRGWA from the coding sequence CTGGGGGAAGCGCCACAGCAGCGGGAAATTACTCGGCTATGCATCCAGTGTGCATTGCTATTGTTACAGCACGGCGCAGAGAGTGCTGTTGTGGAACAGCTATCGTCACGGTTAGGCATGGCGCTCGGCGCGGATAGTGTGGAGAGCTCAATTTCAGCGAATGCGATTGTCCTGACGACCATCATGCAGGGGCATTGCCTGACATCGACGCGCAAGAATGTGGATCGTGGCATTAATATGCATGTTGTCATTGAAGTGCAGCATGCCGTCATTATGGCCGAGCATAAACTGCTGGATGTCGCGGGAGTGGAAAAGCGTCTGGGCAATATCAAACCTCTGCGCTATCCGCGTTGGCTGATGGTTTCTGTCGTCGCGCTCTCCTGTGGTTGTTTCAGTCGCTTGAACGGGGGCGGATGGGATGCGTTTATTGTCACGTTAATTGCCAGCGGCTTCGCGATGTACGTCCGGCAGATCCTCACGGCCCGGCAGTTGAACCCATTGATCAACTTCTGTATGACGGCATTTGTCGCGACATCGGTATCTGGACTGTTGATGCGTTTACCGGCGTTTTCTCAAACCTCGACGGTGGCGATGGCGGCAAGTGTGCTGCTGCTGGTGCCGGGGTTCCCGCTGATTAACGCCGTGGCGGATATGTTTAAAGGGCATGTGAATACCGGCATGGCTCGCTGGACGGTGGCGAGTTTACTGACGCTGGCGACCTGTATTGGAGTCGTGATGGCAATGTCGCTGTGGGGGCTGCGCGGATGGGCGTAA
- a CDS encoding LysE family translocator yields the protein MLETSLFVATIATLGMISPGPDFFLVIKNATRYPRITALTTAFGVICGVATHMAYCVAGLAVVITTTPWLFNVLKYAGAAYLIWIGIQALCARGGSKMEVSPQEKQDVSLKKAFLQGYFCNLLNPKATLFFLAVFTQVLNIHSGIGEKLWYAMIIWLLSAIWWPLLVMLFQSAPVRRGLAKAQKGVDKVLGTVLIALGIKVALG from the coding sequence ATGCTGGAAACCTCATTATTTGTCGCCACTATCGCCACGCTGGGCATGATTTCCCCCGGCCCCGATTTTTTTCTCGTCATTAAAAACGCCACACGCTATCCGCGTATTACCGCGTTAACGACCGCATTTGGCGTTATCTGCGGGGTAGCAACCCATATGGCGTACTGTGTCGCCGGGCTGGCTGTCGTCATTACCACCACGCCGTGGCTATTTAATGTACTGAAATATGCTGGTGCCGCCTATCTGATCTGGATCGGTATTCAGGCATTATGCGCACGCGGCGGCAGCAAAATGGAGGTTTCACCGCAGGAAAAACAGGACGTCAGCCTGAAAAAAGCCTTTCTGCAAGGTTACTTTTGTAACCTACTTAACCCCAAGGCCACATTATTCTTCCTGGCGGTGTTTACACAAGTTCTGAACATTCACTCCGGCATTGGCGAAAAGCTCTGGTATGCCATGATTATCTGGCTGTTATCGGCCATCTGGTGGCCACTGCTGGTTATGCTATTCCAAAGCGCGCCGGTCCGACGTGGGCTGGCTAAAGCACAGAAGGGGGTGGATAAAGTGCTAGGCACAGTGTTGATTGCATTGGGTATCAAAGTGGCGCTGGGATAA
- the carB gene encoding carbamoyl-phosphate synthase large subunit, translating to MPKRTDIKSILILGAGPIVIGQACEFDYSGAQACKALREEGYRVILVNSNPATIMTDPEMADATYIEPIHWEVVRKIIEKERPDAVLPTMGGQTALNCALELERQGVLAEFGVTMIGATADAIDKAEDRRRFDVAMKKIGLDTARSGIAHNMEEALAVAADVGFPCIIRPSFTMGGTGGGIAYNREEFEEICERGLDLSPTKELLIDESLIGWKEYEMEVVRDKNDNCIIVCSIENFDAMGIHTGDSITVAPAQTLTDKEYQIMRNASMAVLREIGVETGGSNVQFSVNPKTGRLIVIEMNPRVSRSSALASKATGFPIAKVAAKLAVGYTLDELMNDITGGRTPASFEPALDYVVTKIPRFNFEKFAGANDRLTTQMKSVGEVMAIGRTQQESLQKALRGLEVGATGFDPKVDLDDPEALTKIRRELKDAGAERIWYIADAFRAGMSVDGVFNLTNIDRWFLVQIEELVRLEELVAEKGATALDADFLRMLKRKGFADARLAKLAGVAESEIRKLRDKFDLHPVYKRVDTCAAEFSTDTAYMYSTYEEECESNPTQDRDKIMVLGGGPNRIGQGIEFDYCCVHASLALREDGYETIMVNCNPETVSTDYDTSDRLYFEPVTFEDVLEIVRIEKPKGVIVQYGGQTPLKLARALEAAGVPVIGTSPDAIDRAEDRERFQQAVNRLGLKQPANATVATIEQAVEKARGIGYPLVVRPSYVLGGRAMEIVYDEIDLRRYFQNAVNVSNDAPVLLDHFLDDAIEVDVDAICDGERVLIGGIMEHIEQAGVHSGDSACSLPAYTLSKEIQDVMRQQVEKLAFELCVRGLMNVQFAVKNNEVYLIEVNPRAARTVPFVSKATGVPLAKVAARVMAGKTLAEQGVTKETIPPYYSVKEVVLPFNKFPGVDPILGPEMRSTGEVMGVGRTFAEAFAKAMLGSNSHMKKTGRALLSVREGDKARVVDLAAKLLKHGFELDATHGTAVELGEAGINPRLVNKVHEGRPHIQDRIKNGEYTYIVNTTAGRQAIEDSKLIRRSALQYKVHYDTTLNGGFATAMSLTADPTEKVTSVQEMHAMIKG from the coding sequence ATGCCAAAACGTACAGATATTAAAAGCATCCTGATTCTGGGCGCAGGTCCAATTGTTATCGGCCAGGCGTGCGAGTTCGATTATTCAGGCGCGCAAGCTTGTAAAGCGCTGCGTGAAGAGGGCTACCGCGTTATTCTGGTGAACTCTAACCCCGCCACCATCATGACCGACCCGGAAATGGCCGACGCTACTTACATTGAGCCGATTCATTGGGAAGTGGTACGCAAAATTATTGAAAAAGAACGTCCGGACGCGGTGCTGCCCACGATGGGGGGGCAGACGGCACTGAATTGTGCGCTGGAGCTGGAACGTCAGGGCGTGCTGGCCGAGTTCGGCGTCACCATGATCGGCGCCACAGCGGATGCCATTGATAAAGCAGAAGATCGCCGCCGTTTCGACGTCGCGATGAAGAAGATCGGTCTGGATACCGCGCGTTCCGGTATTGCGCATAACATGGAAGAAGCGCTGGCTGTCGCGGCTGACGTCGGTTTCCCATGCATTATCCGTCCTTCCTTTACGATGGGAGGCACCGGTGGCGGTATTGCTTATAACCGTGAAGAGTTTGAAGAGATCTGCGAACGCGGGTTAGATCTTTCGCCAACCAAAGAGCTGCTGATTGATGAATCGCTGATTGGTTGGAAAGAGTATGAGATGGAAGTGGTGCGTGATAAGAACGACAACTGCATCATCGTCTGCTCAATCGAAAACTTTGATGCGATGGGGATCCACACTGGTGACTCCATCACCGTCGCGCCCGCACAAACGCTGACGGATAAGGAATACCAAATCATGCGTAACGCCTCAATGGCGGTGCTGCGTGAAATTGGCGTAGAAACGGGCGGTTCTAACGTTCAGTTCTCGGTGAACCCGAAAACCGGTCGTCTGATCGTGATTGAAATGAATCCACGCGTCTCACGATCTTCCGCGCTGGCATCGAAAGCGACGGGTTTCCCGATTGCGAAAGTGGCGGCTAAACTGGCGGTGGGTTACACGCTCGATGAACTGATGAACGACATCACGGGCGGCCGCACGCCGGCGTCTTTCGAACCCGCGCTCGACTACGTCGTTACCAAGATCCCGCGTTTCAATTTTGAAAAATTCGCCGGCGCCAACGACCGCCTAACCACGCAGATGAAGTCCGTCGGTGAAGTGATGGCGATTGGCCGCACGCAACAAGAGTCTTTGCAGAAGGCGCTACGCGGTCTGGAGGTCGGCGCAACGGGCTTCGATCCGAAAGTTGATTTAGATGACCCGGAAGCGTTGACTAAAATTCGCCGCGAGCTGAAAGATGCCGGTGCCGAGCGTATCTGGTATATCGCGGATGCGTTCCGTGCGGGGATGTCCGTTGATGGCGTATTTAACCTGACCAACATCGATCGTTGGTTCCTGGTACAGATTGAAGAATTGGTGCGTCTGGAAGAGCTGGTCGCCGAAAAAGGCGCTACCGCGCTGGATGCCGACTTCCTGCGCATGCTGAAGCGTAAAGGCTTTGCCGATGCGCGTCTGGCGAAGCTGGCTGGCGTAGCGGAAAGCGAGATTCGCAAACTGCGCGATAAGTTCGACTTGCATCCGGTCTATAAGCGGGTCGATACCTGTGCGGCCGAATTCTCCACCGATACGGCCTATATGTACTCCACGTACGAAGAAGAGTGTGAATCAAACCCGACTCAGGATCGTGACAAAATCATGGTACTGGGCGGCGGGCCTAACCGTATCGGCCAGGGGATTGAATTTGACTACTGCTGCGTCCATGCTTCGCTGGCGCTGCGTGAAGATGGCTATGAAACCATCATGGTCAACTGTAACCCGGAAACCGTTTCAACCGACTATGATACATCTGACCGCCTGTACTTCGAGCCGGTCACCTTTGAAGACGTGCTGGAAATCGTCCGTATTGAGAAGCCAAAAGGCGTTATCGTGCAATACGGCGGCCAGACGCCGCTAAAACTGGCGCGGGCGCTGGAAGCGGCGGGCGTACCGGTTATCGGCACCAGCCCGGATGCGATTGACCGCGCGGAAGATCGCGAGCGTTTCCAACAGGCAGTAAATCGTCTGGGGCTGAAACAGCCTGCGAACGCCACGGTTGCGACCATTGAGCAGGCGGTAGAAAAAGCGCGCGGCATTGGCTATCCGTTGGTCGTTCGTCCTTCTTATGTGTTGGGGGGGCGCGCGATGGAAATCGTGTATGACGAAATCGACCTGCGTCGCTACTTCCAAAACGCGGTGAACGTGTCTAACGATGCGCCAGTTCTGCTAGATCACTTCCTTGATGATGCGATCGAAGTCGATGTCGATGCGATTTGCGACGGTGAGCGCGTGCTGATTGGCGGTATTATGGAACACATTGAGCAGGCGGGCGTGCATTCCGGCGACTCGGCTTGCTCACTGCCTGCTTACACGTTAAGCAAAGAAATTCAGGATGTGATGCGTCAGCAGGTTGAAAAACTGGCGTTCGAACTGTGTGTTCGTGGCCTGATGAACGTGCAGTTTGCGGTGAAGAATAACGAAGTCTATCTGATTGAAGTGAACCCGCGTGCAGCACGTACCGTACCGTTTGTGTCGAAAGCGACCGGCGTTCCGTTGGCAAAGGTTGCGGCGCGCGTGATGGCTGGCAAAACGTTAGCCGAGCAGGGCGTGACTAAAGAAACTATCCCGCCGTATTACTCAGTGAAAGAAGTGGTGCTGCCGTTTAACAAATTCCCTGGCGTTGACCCTATTCTGGGGCCAGAAATGCGATCGACAGGGGAAGTGATGGGTGTCGGTCGTACGTTTGCCGAAGCGTTTGCCAAGGCGATGCTGGGCAGCAACTCGCACATGAAGAAAACCGGGCGCGCCCTGCTGTCTGTACGCGAAGGCGACAAAGCGCGCGTGGTGGATCTGGCGGCTAAGTTGCTGAAGCACGGCTTCGAGCTGGATGCGACTCACGGCACGGCGGTTGAGCTGGGCGAAGCGGGCATTAATCCACGCCTGGTCAACAAGGTGCATGAAGGCCGTCCGCACATTCAGGATCGTATTAAGAACGGCGAGTACACCTACATCGTCAACACCACCGCAGGGCGTCAGGCGATTGAGGATTCCAAGCTAATTCGCCGTAGCGCGCTGCAATACAAGGTGCATTACGACACCACACTGAACGGTGGTTTCGCGACGGCAATGTCATTGACGGCAGATCCAACGGAGAAGGTCACTTCCGTACAGGAAATGCATGCGATGATTAAAGGCTGA
- the carA gene encoding glutamine-hydrolyzing carbamoyl-phosphate synthase small subunit yields the protein MIKSALLVLEDGTQFHGRAIGAEGSAVGEVVFNTSMTGYQEILTDPSYSRQIVTLTYPHIGNVGANANDEESSSVQAQGLVIRDLPLIASNYRSEESLSEYLKRNNIVAIADIDTRKLTRLLREKGAQNGCIIAGDAPDAAVALEKAQAFPGLKGMDLAKEVTTAQSYSWLQGSWTLDGELPAAKNESELPYHVVAYDYGVKRNILRMLVDRGCRLTVVPAQTPAEEVLKLNPDGIFLSNGPGDPEPCDYAIRAIKTFLDTDIPVFGICLGHQLLALASGAKTLKMKLGHHGGNHPVKDLDHNTVMITAQNHGFAVDEDNLPDTLRVTHKSLFDHTVQGIHRTDKPAFSFQGHPEASPGPHDAAPFFDHFIDLIQTYRSSAK from the coding sequence TTGATTAAGTCAGCGCTATTGGTTCTGGAAGACGGAACCCAATTCCACGGTCGGGCCATTGGGGCAGAAGGGTCGGCAGTGGGGGAAGTGGTCTTCAATACGTCGATGACCGGTTATCAAGAAATCCTTACTGATCCTTCCTATTCCCGCCAGATTGTCACTCTCACTTATCCCCATATCGGTAATGTCGGCGCCAATGCCAACGATGAAGAATCCTCCTCTGTACAGGCTCAAGGTTTGGTTATTCGCGATTTACCTTTGATTGCCAGCAACTACCGCAGTGAAGAAAGTCTATCTGAATACCTCAAACGCAATAACATTGTCGCCATTGCTGACATCGATACCCGTAAACTGACCCGTCTGCTGCGTGAAAAAGGCGCACAGAATGGCTGCATCATCGCTGGCGATGCGCCGGATGCCGCTGTCGCGCTGGAGAAAGCGCAAGCGTTCCCTGGGCTGAAAGGGATGGATCTGGCAAAAGAAGTGACGACGGCGCAAAGCTACAGCTGGTTACAGGGAAGCTGGACGCTGGACGGTGAATTGCCTGCGGCGAAAAACGAAAGCGAACTGCCTTACCACGTCGTGGCCTATGACTACGGTGTGAAACGCAACATTTTGCGTATGCTGGTGGATCGCGGCTGCCGTCTGACGGTCGTTCCTGCGCAGACACCCGCCGAAGAGGTGCTGAAACTGAATCCGGACGGTATTTTCCTCTCTAACGGCCCAGGCGATCCGGAACCTTGTGACTACGCCATTCGCGCAATTAAAACCTTCCTGGATACCGATATTCCGGTATTTGGCATCTGCCTGGGTCACCAACTGCTGGCGCTGGCGAGCGGTGCGAAAACCCTTAAAATGAAGTTGGGGCATCACGGCGGTAACCATCCGGTAAAAGATTTGGACCACAACACGGTGATGATCACCGCGCAGAATCATGGCTTTGCCGTTGACGAAGACAACCTGCCCGACACGCTACGCGTGACGCATAAATCCTTGTTTGACCATACGGTTCAGGGGATTCATCGTACCGACAAACCGGCGTTCAGCTTTCAGGGGCACCCTGAAGCCAGCCCCGGCCCGCACGACGCCGCGCCGTTTTTCGACCATTTTATTGACTTGATTCAGACTTACCGTTCTTCAGCGAAATAA
- the dapB gene encoding 4-hydroxy-tetrahydrodipicolinate reductase, translating to MKDSTIRIAVVGAGGRMGRQLIQAIEQTDGVVLGAALERSGSSLIGSDAGELSGLAKSGIIVKESLDTVEHDFDVLIDFTRPEGTLAHLAFCRQHRKSMIIGTTGFDDAGKAAIKQAAQDIGIVFAANFSVGVNVMLKLLEKAAKVMGDYTDIEIIEAHHRHKVDAPSGTALAMGEAIADALGRDLKSCAVYAREGHTGERDPKSIGFATVRAGDIVGEHTAMFADIGERVEITHKASSRMTFAKGAVRAAIWVSSKESGLFDMRDVLSLADL from the coding sequence ATGAAGGATTCAACCATCCGTATAGCGGTTGTAGGGGCTGGCGGTCGTATGGGACGCCAGCTAATTCAGGCTATTGAGCAAACAGACGGCGTGGTATTGGGCGCCGCGCTGGAGCGTTCTGGTTCGTCCCTGATTGGGAGCGATGCCGGTGAGCTCTCCGGGTTGGCTAAAAGCGGCATTATTGTGAAGGAAAGCCTTGATACCGTAGAGCATGATTTCGATGTATTAATCGATTTCACACGCCCGGAAGGCACATTGGCGCATCTGGCATTCTGCCGTCAGCATCGTAAGAGCATGATTATTGGAACAACCGGTTTTGATGACGCTGGCAAAGCGGCGATTAAGCAGGCGGCGCAGGATATCGGGATTGTGTTTGCTGCGAACTTCAGTGTCGGCGTCAATGTCATGCTGAAGCTGCTGGAAAAAGCCGCCAAGGTCATGGGCGACTATACCGATATCGAGATCATTGAAGCACACCATCGCCACAAAGTCGATGCGCCGTCTGGCACCGCGCTGGCGATGGGGGAAGCGATTGCCGATGCGCTGGGGCGCGATCTGAAGTCTTGCGCCGTGTACGCGCGTGAAGGTCATACCGGCGAACGCGATCCGAAAAGCATTGGATTTGCAACCGTACGAGCAGGCGATATTGTCGGTGAGCATACGGCGATGTTTGCTGATATCGGCGAGCGCGTCGAGATTACCCACAAGGCATCCAGTCGTATGACCTTTGCAAAAGGTGCAGTAAGAGCCGCTATCTGGGTTAGCTCGAAAGAAAGTGGGCTCTTTGATATGAGAGATGTGCTTTCTCTGGCTGATTTGTAG
- the ispH gene encoding 4-hydroxy-3-methylbut-2-enyl diphosphate reductase, whose translation MQILLANPRGFCAGVDRAISIVERALELFGTPIYVRHEVVHNRYVVNGLRERGAIFIEQIEEVPDGAILIFSAHGVSQAVRNEAKNRDLTVFDATCPLVTKVHMEVARASKKGVEAILIGHAGHPEVEGTMGQYSNAKGGMYLVESPEDVWQLQVKDESNLCFMTQTTLSVDDTYAVIDALRERFPQIVGPRKDDICYATTNRQEAVRYLSDKADVVFVVGSKNSSNSNRLAELAQRAGKAAYLIDSADDIQESWVEGASHVGVTAGASAPDILVQQVIQRLKALGGEVAVEMQGREENIVFEVPKELRVEVKQLD comes from the coding sequence ATGCAGATCCTGCTAGCTAATCCGCGCGGCTTCTGTGCCGGCGTCGATCGTGCGATCAGCATTGTAGAGCGTGCGCTAGAGCTTTTTGGTACGCCAATCTACGTTCGCCATGAAGTGGTACATAATCGCTATGTGGTCAATGGATTACGTGAACGCGGCGCGATTTTCATTGAGCAGATTGAAGAGGTGCCCGATGGCGCAATTCTGATCTTCTCCGCGCATGGTGTTTCGCAAGCGGTACGTAATGAAGCCAAAAACCGTGACCTGACGGTTTTTGATGCGACCTGTCCACTGGTGACTAAAGTGCACATGGAAGTAGCCAGAGCCAGTAAGAAAGGGGTTGAAGCCATCCTTATCGGGCATGCCGGGCACCCTGAAGTTGAAGGGACGATGGGGCAGTACAGCAATGCGAAGGGCGGTATGTATCTGGTCGAGTCCCCAGAGGATGTCTGGCAGTTGCAGGTAAAAGATGAAAGTAATCTGTGCTTTATGACGCAAACCACGCTTTCTGTCGATGACACCTATGCGGTGATTGATGCCTTGCGTGAGCGTTTCCCACAGATTGTTGGGCCGCGTAAAGATGACATCTGTTATGCCACGACTAATCGTCAGGAGGCCGTTCGCTACCTGTCAGATAAAGCGGATGTTGTGTTTGTTGTGGGATCTAAAAATTCCTCAAACTCCAATCGTCTTGCTGAACTGGCGCAAAGAGCGGGTAAAGCGGCTTATCTGATAGATTCAGCGGATGATATTCAGGAGTCCTGGGTTGAAGGCGCTTCGCATGTCGGCGTTACCGCTGGCGCATCGGCGCCGGATATCTTAGTGCAACAGGTGATTCAACGTTTAAAAGCGTTAGGCGGTGAGGTTGCGGTTGAAATGCAGGGCCGTGAAGAAAACATTGTTTTTGAAGTGCCGAAAGAACTGCGTGTTGAAGTTAAACAGCTCGATTAG
- the fkpB gene encoding FKBP-type peptidyl-prolyl cis-trans isomerase: MSEIVQHNSALLVHFILTLADGSTAESTRERGKPALFRLGDGSLSDALEQHLLGLKRGDKRTFTLPPESAFGATNPDLIQFFLRRDFAQTGVPDVGTIMLFSGVGGNDMPGIIRDVTEESVTVDFNHPLSGQAITFDLEVLDIDPVQQEASYADPAS, from the coding sequence ATGTCTGAGATTGTGCAGCATAACAGCGCGTTGCTAGTGCATTTTATTCTCACGCTGGCGGATGGTTCGACGGCAGAATCTACGCGTGAGCGCGGGAAACCCGCCCTGTTTCGCCTTGGCGACGGTAGTCTGTCTGACGCATTGGAACAACACCTGCTGGGATTAAAGCGTGGTGATAAGCGCACGTTTACGCTACCGCCTGAGTCGGCTTTTGGCGCGACTAACCCGGACCTGATCCAGTTCTTCTTGCGGCGCGATTTTGCGCAAACCGGTGTGCCGGATGTGGGGACGATTATGTTGTTCAGCGGCGTTGGCGGGAATGATATGCCCGGGATTATCCGTGATGTGACCGAAGAGTCGGTGACGGTAGATTTCAATCACCCGCTATCCGGTCAGGCCATTACCTTCGATCTTGAGGTGCTAGATATCGATCCCGTACAACAGGAGGCTTCCTATGCAGATCCTGCTAGCTAA
- the lspA gene encoding signal peptidase II produces MMNNICSSGLRWLWLALLVLVIDLGSKQWILAHFALGETVPVMPSLNLHYARNYGAAFSFLADKGGWQRWFFAGIAIAIVVALLVMMYRGSAKQWLNNMAYSLIIGGALGNLFDRTWHGFVVDFIDFYVGDWHFATFNLADTAICIGAALIVLEGFLGKQDTDTVKQKGR; encoded by the coding sequence CTGATGAATAACATCTGTTCGAGTGGATTGCGCTGGCTCTGGCTAGCGCTACTGGTTTTAGTGATTGACCTTGGCAGTAAGCAGTGGATCCTCGCGCACTTTGCGCTGGGGGAGACGGTGCCGGTCATGCCTTCTCTGAATCTGCACTATGCGCGTAACTACGGTGCGGCATTTAGCTTTCTGGCGGATAAGGGCGGTTGGCAACGCTGGTTCTTCGCCGGTATCGCCATTGCGATAGTGGTTGCCCTGCTGGTGATGATGTACCGAGGCAGCGCAAAACAGTGGTTAAATAACATGGCGTACTCACTCATTATCGGTGGCGCGTTGGGTAATCTATTCGACCGGACATGGCACGGATTTGTCGTCGATTTTATCGACTTCTATGTCGGTGACTGGCACTTTGCCACGTTTAATCTTGCCGATACCGCCATCTGTATTGGTGCGGCGCTTATCGTTTTGGAAGGGTTCCTTGGTAAGCAGGACACGGATACCGTTAAGCAAAAGGGGCGTTGA